Proteins from one Mus pahari chromosome 10, PAHARI_EIJ_v1.1, whole genome shotgun sequence genomic window:
- the Jrkl gene encoding jerky protein homolog-like: MSGKRKRVVLTIKDKLDIIKKLEEGGSSKQLAVIYGIGETTVRDIRKNKEKIITYASSSDSTSLLAKRKSMKPSMYEELDRAMLEWFNQQRAKGNPISGPICAKRAEFFFYALGMDGDFNPSAGWLTRFKQRHSIREINIRNERLSGDETAVEDFCNNFRDFIEQENLQPEQIYNADETGLFWKCLPSRTTVIKGKCTVPGHNLGEERITVMCCTNATGLHKLKLCVVGKARKPRSFKSTDTLNLPVSYFSQKGAWMDLSIFRQWFDKIFVPQVREYLRSKGLQEKAVLLLDNSPTHPNENVLRSDDGQIFAKYLPPNVASLIQPLGQGVIATMKRNYRAGLLHNNLEEGNDLKSFWKKLTLLDALYEIAMAWNLVKPVTISRAWKQILPAIEEKEGLDFDEDISGATVATILQHTKGLENVTPENLEKWLEIDSTEPGYEVLTDSEIIRRAQGQTEESSETDEERIELIPEKHINHTTALQWTENLLDYLEQQGDMILPDRLVIRKLRATIRNKQKMTNPGQ; the protein is encoded by the coding sequence ATGTCAGGGAAGCGGAAGCGTGTGGTATTGACTATTAAAGATAAACTTGATATAATAAAGAAACTTGAAGAGGGAGGCTCTTCCAAGCAATTGGCGGTGATTTATGGAATTGGTGAAACTACAGTCAGggatataagaaaaaataaggaaaagatcATAACTTATGCGAGCAGCTCTGATTCCACAAGTCTTCTGGCCAAGAGAAAGTCTATGAAGCCATCCATGTATGAGGAACTAGACAGAGCAATGTTAGAATGGTTCAATCAGCAGCGAGCGAAAGGGAATCCCATATCTGGACCAATTTGTGCCAAACGGGCAGAGTTCTTTTTCTACGCTTTGGGAATGGATGGTGATTTTAACCCTTCTGCTGGTTGGTTAACACGCTTTAAGCAGCGGCACAGTATTAGAGAGATTAACATTAGAAATGAACGTTTAAGTGGAGATGAGACTGCAGTGGAAGATTTTTGTAACAACTTTAGAGATTTTATCGAACAAGAAAATCTGCAGCCAGAACAGATCTACAATGCAGATGAGACTGGACTCTTTTGGAAATGCCTACCTTCCAGGACTACGGTAATTAAAGGTAAATGTACTGTCCCTGGGCACAACTTAGGTGAAGAAAGAATCACTGTTATGTGTTGCACCAATGCAACAGGCTTGCACAAACTTAAACTTTGTGTTGTGGGCAAAGCAAGGAAACCTCGTTCCTTCAAGTCAACTGACACCTTAAACCTGCCTGTCTCTTATTTTAGCCAGAAAGGTGCATGGATGGATCTCTCCATTTTCCGACAATGGTTTGATAAGATTTTTGTGCCTCAGGTTCGAGAGTACTTAAGATCTAAAGGCTTGCAGGAAAAAGCAGTGCTCTTGCTGGATAATTCCCCAACACATCCAAATGAAAATGTCCTGAGGTCAGATGATGGTCAAATATTTGCTAAATATTTACCACCTAATGTAGCTTCATTGATTCAACCCTTGGGTCAGGGAGTCATAGCAACCATGAAAAGAAACTACCGTGCAGGTCTTCTCCATAACAATTTGGAAGAAGGTAATGACCTGAAATCATTCTGGAAGAAGCTGACTCTGTTGGATGCACTTTATGAAATTGCAATGGCATGGAACTTAGTAAAGCCTGTTACTATTAGCAGAGCTTGGAAACAGATTCTTCCTGCcatagaggaaaaagaagggtTGGACTTTGATGAAGATATTTCTGGTGCTACTGTGGCTACCATTTTGCAGCATACCAAAGGACTGGAAAATGTGACTCCTGAAAATTTGGAAAAGTGGCTTGAGATTGACAGTACTGAGCCAGGGTATGAAGTGTTAACTGACAGTGAAATCATCAGAAGAGCCCAAGGTCAGACAGAAGAATCCAGTGAAACTGATGAGGAAAGAATTGAACTGATTCCAGAGAAACATATAAATCACACAACTGCTCTCCAATGGACTGAGAATTTGTTAGATTATCTAGAACAGCAAGGTGATATGATTTTACCTGACAGACTGGTAATACGTAAGCTTAGAGCCACCatcagaaataaacagaaaatgacaAACCCAGGTCAATAA